GACAGCCGCAGCCGTTTATTATGCGCACAGCCAGAGCGTGCAGGGCCGGATCCTGGTCTTTGATATGGGCGGTGGCACGTTGGATGTGACCATCCTGCAGGTGGAAGGCGATAATATCCGCATCCTGACCAGCGAAGGCGCGCGGCACCTGGGCGGCAGCAATATTGATGACATGCTGCTGACGGCTTATGCGGAGCAGTACACCAAGCAGACAGGTGCGCCGCTTTACAACGAGGAGCGCCACCGCCGCCGCGTACTCCTGGCCACGGAAGATGCCAAGAAGATGCTCTCCAAGCTCCAGCGTGTGAATGACACGGTGGCCAATGACAAGAACGACGGCCTGGCCCGAATTGACCTGTCACGGGACGCTTTTGAAAAGATGATCCGCCACATGCTGACCCGCACGCTAATGCTGGTGGAGCAGGCCCTGGATTCGGCCAAACTGAAGGTGGGGGACATAGATCATGTGGTCCTCGTCGGCGGTTCCACCCGCATCCCGAAGGTGAAGACCATTCTGGAGAAGATGTTTTCCAAGACGCCCAAGTCCTGCGGCAATGTAGATGAATGTGTAGCGCTCGGCGCGGCCCTCTTTGCCAAAAAATCCGCCCGCATCCAGGAGGTCTGCAATGCCAGCTACGGCACGGTGGCCATGGTGTACAACGCCAAGACGGGGGAGGAGAAGCTGATGAACTCCGTGGTCATTCCAAAGAACACTCCCATTCCCTGCTCCCGCACCCAGGTCTATCAGACCAGCGAGGACAACGAGCGTGTCATCGAGGTGGACATCACCCAGGGCGAGGATGAGGACGCCAAATTTGTGGACATCATCGGCCGCATCACTCTGGAGGTGCCGCCGAACCGGCCCAAGGGCTGTGAGGTGGCCGTGACCTTCAGCTATGATGAAAACCAGCGTGTGCGTGCTCTGGTGCTGGACAAGCAGTCCGGACGCAGCCGTGAGGTGGCGGTGAGCTATAAAGGT
This Prosthecobacter sp. SYSU 5D2 DNA region includes the following protein-coding sequences:
- a CDS encoding Hsp70 family protein; the encoded protein is MAEYVGIDLGTTLSGLAYLKPDGNPEIVPNSDGERLTPSVVFFEAHEDVKLVGSPARDGGEPDRTIFQIKRHMDDPEYLVEIDGKKWTPAEISALILAKLKRDCSKIIGDIEEVVITVPANFNELARKSTIAAAEMAGMRVKRLVNEPTAAAVYYAHSQSVQGRILVFDMGGGTLDVTILQVEGDNIRILTSEGARHLGGSNIDDMLLTAYAEQYTKQTGAPLYNEERHRRRVLLATEDAKKMLSKLQRVNDTVANDKNDGLARIDLSRDAFEKMIRHMLTRTLMLVEQALDSAKLKVGDIDHVVLVGGSTRIPKVKTILEKMFSKTPKSCGNVDECVALGAALFAKKSARIQEVCNASYGTVAMVYNAKTGEEKLMNSVVIPKNTPIPCSRTQVYQTSEDNERVIEVDITQGEDEDAKFVDIIGRITLEVPPNRPKGCEVAVTFSYDENQRVRALVLDKQSGRSREVAVSYKGAGVLSDEDLKRKSAHLRTMRIE